One window of the Peromyscus leucopus breed LL Stock chromosome 17, UCI_PerLeu_2.1, whole genome shotgun sequence genome contains the following:
- the Aga gene encoding N(4)-(beta-N-acetylglucosaminyl)-L-asparaginase, which produces MARKSKLPLLLLPLVLGIPLAQGSSLLPLVVNTWAFKNATEAAWRTLASGGSALDAVESGCAKCEMEQCDGTVGFGGSPNERGETTLDAMIMDGTTMDVGAVGGLRRIKNAIGVARKVLEHTTHTLLIGESATKFAESMGFTSENLSTSASEAMYSDWLAGNCQPNYWRKVTPDPSKYCGPYKPSGNGAQGNFLYKEVDVHGHDTIGMVVIHKEGSTAAGTSTNGIKFKIPGRVGDSPIPGAGAYAHDKAGAAAATGDGDILLRFLPSYQAVEYMRKGVDPTVACQKVISRIRRHYPGFLGAVICANVTGSYGAACNKLPTFTQFSFMVYNPLRSQSTEEKVDCL; this is translated from the exons ATGGCGCGGAAGTCGAAACTGCCTCTTCTTCTCCTGCCGCTCGTCCTGGGCATCCCCCTGGCGCAGGGCTCCAGTCTCCTGCCCCTGGTCGTCAACACTTGGGCTTTTAAGAATGCTACCGAAGCAG CATGGCGGACATTAGCATCTGGAGGTTCTGCCCTGGATGCAGTTGAGAGTGGCTGTGCTAAGTGTGAGATGGAGCAGTGTGATGGCACTGTAGGCTTTGGAGGAAGTCCCAATGAACGTGGGGAAACCACCCTGGATGCGATGATCATGGATGG CACTACTATGGATGTGGGAGCAGTAGGAGGCCTCCGAAGAATTAAAAATGCAATTGGAGTGGCCCGGAAAGTCCTggagcacacaacacacacacttttaataggGGAGTCAG CCACCAAGTTTGCTGAAAGTATGGGGTTTACCAGTGAGAATTTATCTACCAGTGCCTCGGAAGCCATGTATTCAGATTGGCTTGCTGGGAATTGCCAGCCTAATTATTGGAGA AAAGTAACACCAGATCCTTCAAAATACTGTGGACCCTACAAACCATCTGGTAATGGGGCTCAGGGTAATTTTCTCTACAAAGAAGTGGATGTCCATGGTCATGATACTATCG GCATGGTTGTAATCCATAAGGAGGGAAGTACTGCTGCAGGCACATCTACAAATGgtataaaattcaaaattcctGG TCGTGTAGGAGATTCACCAATACCGGGAGCTGGGGCCTATGCTCACGACAAGGCTGGGGCCGCTGCAGCCACAGGGGACGGCGACATACTACTCCGCTTTCTGCCCAG CTACCAAGCTGTAGAATATATGAGAAAAGGAGTTGATCCCACCGTAGCTTGCCAAAAAGTGATTTCAAGAATTCGGAGACATTATCCAGGATTCCTTGGGGCTGTTATATGTGCCAATGTGACGGGAAGTTATG GTGCTGCTTGCAACAAACTTCCAACATTTACTCAATTTAGTTTCATGGTTTATAATCCTCTACGAAGTCAGTCAACTGAAGAAAAAGTAGACTGCCTCTAA